A segment of the Trifolium pratense cultivar HEN17-A07 linkage group LG7, ARS_RC_1.1, whole genome shotgun sequence genome:
AGAACAAGATTACAAAGTAGATTTTGACCTTGAAGATGTGCAGCCAAGACACAATGAAAAACCTGGCAgcaacaaaaataaacaaaaaagcCAACATTCATTCTCAGATGCTTAGAAATGTGATTTGTGAGGGTGAAAAAATCCAGTATAAAAGAGAAACCAGAATAAGTTAACCGAATGTATAAAAAAAGTATGCAGCAGTTCCACAACTTGGCTTCGGTGGAAACCAAACACTTGACTCGGCCTATTCCTCCTCGTCGTTATCTATCAATATCTTCTTGCATGCTTCATAACACATGAATGAGATTCCGGCAGCTGGTACTAACTTCATGCAACTAGGTCCAAGCCCTCTATATAGACCCTGGATTCCTTCTTGTTCGAGTATGCTAACAAGTGCATGAACCACATTTTTGTAGACCTGTCTTCCACTAAGAGCTCCAACTTGCATATGCTTGCGAGCCACCTCGAGTGGAAAAGTTGCAGTACTTGAAATAGCACCGGCTGCTGAACCAATCAAAAGGGTTTCAATGTTGCCAATCTTCtcttgtttaaaaaattttCGGTATGCTTTCCGTAGAGTATCGTAGGCAAAGTAATTGGTAGCCGAATATGGAATAACTCCAATAAGACTAGGAGTCAGGCCTCTGTAAAGTTCTGCAGGACCCTcttctttaattattttcaCGAATGCATCAACAAGACCATTGTAAACACCTCTCTGCAATATCACTAATCAAGTTTAAGTTTCACCTTCTATTTTCAAATACGATGCTAAAAACATTATACGGGAAAGCAAACTATGTATTCAGTCTAGATCCTGTTTCAAtgaacaacttaattaagcgcttatgGCATAAACAGTGTATAAGTGTTCATGCATAAGCTAAAGTCAATGTTTTCTCGGTATAAGCTAAAGTCAATGTTTTCATAGGCTATCCtggagagtttatggaaataagctgagaacagcttatggacatgtcatatgCTGTTTCTATAAACTTTTCCAGAAAGCCTCACAGGTACTTGTCAGTAGATAActcaaatattatatcattATATGTACATACCTGGATAGTTAGTCTAGTCTTGAGTAGTTCAAGTGGATACGTGCATATAGTTGAACTCACTCCAGCACAAGCACCTGCAATCAATGATGCAGGAACTGGGAGTTTGGACTGCTCCCCAGGCTTTGCGGAAAGGTTCTTGTTTACCGTATCATAAGCAAATAGCTGCAGAAATAGGTGAAAATAATTGAGATAAAGAGCCACAATGTAGACTACAGAATCATTTATGATGTTCATTTGATTTCAGGGATTCGGCTGACCTGACAGAAATTTAATTAAACAAGTTAACGAGATATACTTGCTCATTTACTTACCTGATGGgccatttatatatttaagacCCCCACCTAGAAAAGAGAACAAAGCACCATCATATGAAAGCTCTCTAGcaaaataaatcaaagaaaCTTAAGCCCTAAAACTGCTAAAGAATTAAAAGAGGGACAAAAAGATGTAAagcataaaacttaaagcttaagAAGTAACTGAAATCTAAGGGCGATAAAACCAACTATTTATCATGAAGATCATTCAAATAGGATGAACATGGCCAAAATATGCAAAAATCTAAATTCTAAAGCCCGTGTACTAATGCATACAGGTAAGGTGCATCCAtccttgatttaatttaaggTATAACAcgatctttttttttatgaactgGTATAACAAAATCTAACATACTAAAATTCAAGAATAGTATATGCCCCCCCTTATTTATAGATTTCACAGACAAACTCATCCTTTTCAGCAAGACAATGAAAAGAATATATATGTTAAAGACAAGCAAATATACTCTTAAGAGTAAAAAGTTGAAGGAAGACAATGGCTACAAATAAATGATGGCATTAGCCCCAAGTAGGTAGCTCGATTGGCGAGCTAAGGGAAACCAAAAGAGTTTTAAGCAAGAGGTCTAGGGTTCGAACCTTGGAAACTAGCATAACCACTAACTTACTAATATTTCCCTGTAAAAAATGATTGCACAAATAATCAACGAGAATCTCTTGACAAAAACAACAGAAGGGTAATCGAGTGCATGACGCTCCCAACATAAGCAAAGAAGTTGTCTCCGCAAATGAATCAATTAATACCAGAATCTTAAAACATTAAAACAGAAAAGGGTTTGAAGGAAAAATTGACATACATTGTGAATTACGATATGTTGTAATTCTGTTCAATGATGACCTATACAATTGTATAAAATTGATTAAAGACAAGCAAAGATATTAGAGGAAAGAGTTGGAGAAGCTATTCCCCGCATGTCTTCAAGCAAAATTTGACAGTCTCTTTGGTTAGTACCCTTAGTGAGAGAACTGAATTAACCAATCTAAAGATCTATTTTGTTTCTCTTATGCTAATAGTATAACAAAACTCCATAGAGTCAAACACCATTGCTGCCTGAGGATGTTGTCTATGGCTCTAGATAGATCATAGGGGCGACTATCATTGCAAATTCACACCCTGTTCAATCATCTATAAATCTACTACGAGAATTAATTCCCAGCAAAACCTGCTTAAATCTACAATTCCTTCCTACATTCAATCCAGAAATTGTACCGGACTTTGGCATATTAAATTCATTTTAGGACTTCTAACAAGTATCTAAGTAACTGTTTCTAAAACCATAAGAATTTTTGGGATATAAAGCCGGTAGTGACTGTCCTTAAAATCGTGGATATTGTAGTCAGCAGATCATAGACTTTCAATATGGTTGATACATCTTTAATAGACTCAAGACTCCTGTAAGAATTTATTTACAATGAAATTATGAATTGCTTCCTAAAACAAGTCCTGCCAAAAGTTGTAAATTCAAGACACAAAGTAATTCTCCAATCCAACAAAGAACAAAgtagataaataaatgaaaaatccTAGACTCGGTATCAAAATTAACGATTAAAAATGAAGCTGTAACC
Coding sequences within it:
- the LOC123900087 gene encoding adenine nucleotide transporter BT1, chloroplastic/mitochondrial is translated as MGRNKNQIFDDKTDGFFSVSDLGSQSHHEDYYYPGGLFASVGQMGIGFGVQQPNPPDSSQNGDDPKLPFNELYVKYIQSLWKFEPNGVKNVKGGGEEVVKVKNTNGGFKLKIKIRNPSIRRLCSGAIAGAISRTTVAPLETIRTHLMVGSSGHSTTEVFQDIMKTDGWKGLFRGNLVNVIRVAPSKAIELFAYDTVNKNLSAKPGEQSKLPVPASLIAGACAGVSSTICTYPLELLKTRLTIQRGVYNGLVDAFVKIIKEEGPAELYRGLTPSLIGVIPYSATNYFAYDTLRKAYRKFFKQEKIGNIETLLIGSAAGAISSTATFPLEVARKHMQVGALSGRQVYKNVVHALVSILEQEGIQGLYRGLGPSCMKLVPAAGISFMCYEACKKILIDNDEEE